The Pan paniscus chromosome 1, NHGRI_mPanPan1-v2.0_pri, whole genome shotgun sequence genome has a segment encoding these proteins:
- the USF1 gene encoding upstream stimulatory factor 1 isoform X1, which yields MKGQQKTAETEEGTVQIQEGAVATGEDPTSVAIASIQSAATFPDPNVKYVFRTENGGQVMYRVIQVSEGQLDGQTEGTGAISGYPATQSMTQAVIQGAFTSDDAVDTEGTAAETHYTYFPSTAVGDGAGGTTSGSTAAVVTTQGSEALLGQATPPGTGQFFVMMSPQEVLQGGSQRSIAPRTHPYSPKSEAPRTTRDEKRRAQHNEVERRRRDKINNWIVQLSKIIPDCSMESTKSGQSKGGILSKACDYIQELRQSNHRLSEELQGLDQLQLDNDVLRQQVEDLKNKNLLLRAQLRHHGLEVVIKNDSN from the exons ATGAAGGG GCAGCAGAAAACAGCTGAAACGGAAGAGGGGACAGTGCAGATTCAGGAAG gtgcagtggctactgGGGAAGACCCAACCAGTGTGGCTATTGCCAGCATCCAGTCAGCTGCCACCTTCCCTGACCCCAACGTCAAGTACGTCTTCCGAACTGAGAATGGGGGCCAG GTGATGTACAGGGTGATCCAGGTGTCTGAGGGGCAGCTGGATGGCCAAACTGAGGGAACTGGCGCCATCAGTGGCTACCCTGCCACTCAATCCATGACCCAG GCGGTGATCCAGGGTGCTTTCACCAGTGATGATGCAGTTGACACGGAGGGGACAGCTGCTGAGACGCACTATACTTACTTCCCCAGCACGGCAGTGGGAGATGGGGCAGGGGGTACCACATCGGGGAGTACAGCTGCTGTTGTTACTACCCAGGGCTCAGAGGCACTGCTGGGGCAGGCGACCCCTCCTGGCACTG gtcaattctttgtgatgatgtCACCACAAGAAGTACTGCAGGGAGGAAGCCAGCGCTCAATTGCCCCTAGGACTCACCCTTATTCCCC GAAGTCAGAAGCTCCCCGGACGACTCGGGATGAGAAACGCAGGGCTCAGCATAATGAAG TGGAGCGCCGCCGCCGAGACAAGATCAACAACTGGATCGTGCAGCTCTCCAAGATAATCCCAGACTGCTCTATGGAGAGCACCAAGTCTGGCCAG AGTAAAGGTGGGATTCTATCCAAAGCTTGTGATTATATCCAGGAGCTTCGGCAGAGTAACCACCGCTTGTCTGAAGAACTGCAGGGACTTGACCAACTGCAGCTGGACAATGACGTGCTTCGACAACAG GTGGAAGATCTTAAAAACAAGAATCTGCTGCTTCGAGCTCAGTTGCGGCACCACGGATTAGAGGTCGTCATCAAGAATGACAGCAACTAA
- the USF1 gene encoding upstream stimulatory factor 1 isoform X2: MYRVIQVSEGQLDGQTEGTGAISGYPATQSMTQAVIQGAFTSDDAVDTEGTAAETHYTYFPSTAVGDGAGGTTSGSTAAVVTTQGSEALLGQATPPGTGQFFVMMSPQEVLQGGSQRSIAPRTHPYSPKSEAPRTTRDEKRRAQHNEVERRRRDKINNWIVQLSKIIPDCSMESTKSGQSKGGILSKACDYIQELRQSNHRLSEELQGLDQLQLDNDVLRQQVEDLKNKNLLLRAQLRHHGLEVVIKNDSN, translated from the exons ATGTACAGGGTGATCCAGGTGTCTGAGGGGCAGCTGGATGGCCAAACTGAGGGAACTGGCGCCATCAGTGGCTACCCTGCCACTCAATCCATGACCCAG GCGGTGATCCAGGGTGCTTTCACCAGTGATGATGCAGTTGACACGGAGGGGACAGCTGCTGAGACGCACTATACTTACTTCCCCAGCACGGCAGTGGGAGATGGGGCAGGGGGTACCACATCGGGGAGTACAGCTGCTGTTGTTACTACCCAGGGCTCAGAGGCACTGCTGGGGCAGGCGACCCCTCCTGGCACTG gtcaattctttgtgatgatgtCACCACAAGAAGTACTGCAGGGAGGAAGCCAGCGCTCAATTGCCCCTAGGACTCACCCTTATTCCCC GAAGTCAGAAGCTCCCCGGACGACTCGGGATGAGAAACGCAGGGCTCAGCATAATGAAG TGGAGCGCCGCCGCCGAGACAAGATCAACAACTGGATCGTGCAGCTCTCCAAGATAATCCCAGACTGCTCTATGGAGAGCACCAAGTCTGGCCAG AGTAAAGGTGGGATTCTATCCAAAGCTTGTGATTATATCCAGGAGCTTCGGCAGAGTAACCACCGCTTGTCTGAAGAACTGCAGGGACTTGACCAACTGCAGCTGGACAATGACGTGCTTCGACAACAG GTGGAAGATCTTAAAAACAAGAATCTGCTGCTTCGAGCTCAGTTGCGGCACCACGGATTAGAGGTCGTCATCAAGAATGACAGCAACTAA
- the LOC134730381 gene encoding thiosulfate:glutathione sulfurtransferase isoform X1: MLQAPRGRARAALRRLAVATRTMAGAPTVSLPELRSLLASGRARLFDVRSREEAAAGTIPGALNIPVSELESALQMEPAAFQALYSAEKPKLEDEHLIFFCQMGKRGLQATQLARSLGYTGARNYAGAYREWLEKES, encoded by the exons ATGCTGCAGGCGCCGAGAGGGCGGGCCAGGGCCGCACTCCGGAGACTCGCGGTTGCTACGCGCACCATGGCTGGAG CGCCCACGGTCTCGCTCCCTGAACTCCGTTCACTCCTAGCCTCCGGCCGGGCCCGGCTCTTCGACGTGCGCTCTCGCGAGGAGGCGGCAGCTGGGACCATCCCAGGGGCGCTCAACATCCCGG TGTCCGAGTTGGAGAGTGCTCTGCAGATGGAGCCAGCTGCCTTCCAGGCTTTATATTCTGCTGAGAAGCCAAAGCTGGAAGATGAGCATCTCATTTTCTTCTGTCAGATGGGCAAGCGGGGCCTCCAGGCCACGCAGCTGGCCCGGAGTCTTGGATACACTGG GGCTCGCAACTACGCTGGAGCCTATAGAGAATGGTTGGAGAAAGAGAGTTAG
- the LOC134730381 gene encoding thiosulfate:glutathione sulfurtransferase isoform X2, which translates to MLQAPRGRARAALRRLAVATRTMAGVSELESALQMEPAAFQALYSAEKPKLEDEHLIFFCQMGKRGLQATQLARSLGYTGARNYAGAYREWLEKES; encoded by the exons ATGCTGCAGGCGCCGAGAGGGCGGGCCAGGGCCGCACTCCGGAGACTCGCGGTTGCTACGCGCACCATGGCTGGAG TGTCCGAGTTGGAGAGTGCTCTGCAGATGGAGCCAGCTGCCTTCCAGGCTTTATATTCTGCTGAGAAGCCAAAGCTGGAAGATGAGCATCTCATTTTCTTCTGTCAGATGGGCAAGCGGGGCCTCCAGGCCACGCAGCTGGCCCGGAGTCTTGGATACACTGG GGCTCGCAACTACGCTGGAGCCTATAGAGAATGGTTGGAGAAAGAGAGTTAG
- the TSTD1 gene encoding thiosulfate:glutathione sulfurtransferase isoform X2 — MLQAPRGRARAALRRLAVATRTMAGASGRARLFDVRSREEAAAGTIPGALNIPVSELESALQMEPAAFQALYSAEKPKLEDEHLIFFCQMGKRGLQATQLARSLGYTGARNYAGAYREWLEKES, encoded by the exons ATGCTGCAGGCGCCGAGAGGGCGGGCCAGGGCCGCACTCCGGAGACTCGCGGTTGCTACGCGCACCATGGCTGGAG CCTCCGGCCGGGCCCGGCTCTTCGACGTGCGCTCTCGCGAGGAGGCGGCAGCTGGGACCATCCCAGGGGCGCTCAACATCCCGG TGTCCGAGTTGGAGAGTGCTCTGCAGATGGAGCCAGCTGCCTTCCAGGCTTTATATTCTGCTGAGAAGCCAAAGCTGGAAGATGAGCATCTCATTTTCTTCTGTCAGATGGGCAAGCGGGGCCTCCAGGCCACGCAGCTGGCCCGGAGTCTTGGATACACTGG GGCTCGCAACTACGCTGGAGCCTATAGAGAATGGTTGGAGAAAGAGAGTTAG